The Aequorivita sublithincola DSM 14238 genome window below encodes:
- a CDS encoding Crp/Fnr family transcriptional regulator translates to MFEQLEKYLSERAIFSTSELERISSKFDFEKVSRNSILLGFEDVSQHYYFINSGCLRLFTINNDGIETSRYFAFENMFCTALPSFIDQKPACEYMEAIEKSELLKISRVDFYKLVNEFSQFDKIYREILELGFITAQQRIYGFQGFNALEKVKWVIKNQPTFLLRVSNKMAASYLGISPATLSRTKAKL, encoded by the coding sequence ATGTTTGAACAACTAGAAAAATATTTATCGGAAAGAGCTATCTTCTCAACTTCAGAACTGGAGCGGATTTCCTCCAAATTTGACTTCGAAAAAGTTTCTAGAAACTCAATACTGCTAGGTTTTGAAGATGTGAGTCAGCATTATTATTTTATAAATAGCGGTTGTCTTCGGTTGTTTACAATTAATAATGATGGCATTGAAACTTCGCGCTATTTCGCATTTGAGAATATGTTTTGTACTGCCCTTCCAAGTTTTATTGATCAAAAACCAGCTTGCGAATATATGGAAGCCATTGAAAAATCTGAATTATTAAAAATTTCTCGTGTAGATTTTTACAAATTAGTAAATGAGTTTTCACAATTCGACAAAATTTATCGAGAAATTTTAGAACTTGGTTTTATAACAGCCCAGCAGCGTATTTATGGTTTTCAAGGTTTTAATGCCTTAGAAAAAGTGAAATGGGTTATTAAAAATCAACCCACTTTTCTTTTGAGAGTTTCCAATAAAATGGCGGCTTCCTATTTGGGTATTTCGCCCGCAACCTTAAGCAGAACTAAAGCAAAATTGTAA
- a CDS encoding TrkA C-terminal domain-containing protein — MIAAITLFLVVALSALITKIATIALTYTGLSTQSARFQARSAYTGAGFTTSESEKIMNHPVRRKIIFNLMLIGNAGIVTVMSSLILTFVLPDTLSSKLYGLGIVVVGLSLIYWAIKSKWVDRGLSKLIDRMLKKYTDLEIQDYAAVLHLKDDYKISEKRIGENDWLANKTLKDLELRKEGITILGIDRDNEDYFGSPMGDFKLLPNDVVTVYGKAEGIHSIYARKKDFTAEMQHNIYVQKETKRKEEQQQSKLEDQ, encoded by the coding sequence ATGATTGCAGCAATCACCTTATTTCTAGTAGTAGCCCTTTCAGCATTAATTACCAAAATCGCAACAATTGCGTTAACCTATACTGGACTCTCAACCCAAAGTGCAAGATTTCAAGCTCGTTCCGCCTATACTGGCGCAGGTTTTACGACTTCAGAATCTGAAAAAATAATGAATCATCCAGTTCGTCGAAAAATTATTTTTAATTTGATGCTAATCGGGAATGCGGGAATTGTAACTGTAATGTCTTCGCTGATTTTAACTTTTGTATTACCTGATACTTTATCTTCAAAATTATACGGTTTAGGAATTGTGGTTGTTGGATTAAGCCTTATTTATTGGGCTATAAAAAGTAAATGGGTAGATCGCGGACTTTCTAAACTTATAGATAGAATGCTGAAGAAATATACAGATTTAGAAATACAAGATTATGCAGCAGTTCTTCACTTAAAGGATGATTATAAAATAAGTGAAAAAAGAATTGGAGAAAATGATTGGCTTGCCAACAAAACTTTAAAGGATCTCGAGCTAAGAAAGGAAGGCATAACGATCTTAGGGATAGATAGGGATAATGAAGATTATTTTGGCTCACCAATGGGCGATTTTAAATTACTCCCGAATGACGTCGTAACAGTATATGGTAAAGCAGAAGGAATACACAGCATTTACGCGCGCAAAAAGGATTTTACTGCTGAGATGCAGCATAATATATATGTTCAAAAGGAAACTAAACGTAAAGAAGAACAGCAACAAAGCAAATTGGAAGATCAATAA
- a CDS encoding DUF2141 domain-containing protein, which produces MKYLLLLFPLLFVNAQSQTHTLTVTIHNIENVKGTLEIGLFNSNERFLEEGQAYKSKTVKVKNTSETFVIKDIPPGTYAISMFQDLNDDKICNQNLFGIPKEPYAFSNNFKPKFSAPSFEDCQFNLTSDKSLRIELMKF; this is translated from the coding sequence ATGAAATACTTACTCCTATTATTCCCGCTGTTATTTGTCAATGCACAAAGTCAAACCCATACACTAACAGTAACAATTCACAATATTGAAAACGTAAAAGGAACTCTTGAAATAGGTCTTTTTAATAGTAATGAACGGTTTTTAGAAGAAGGACAAGCCTATAAAAGTAAAACAGTCAAAGTGAAAAATACTTCTGAAACGTTTGTAATTAAGGATATTCCACCTGGAACCTATGCAATTTCAATGTTTCAGGATCTAAACGATGATAAAATATGTAATCAGAATTTATTCGGCATTCCAAAAGAACCCTACGCATTTTCAAACAACTTTAAACCTAAATTCTCAGCGCCTTCTTTTGAGGATTGTCAATTCAATCTAACTTCAGATAAATCGTTAAGGATTGAATTGATGAAATTTTAA
- a CDS encoding META domain-containing protein yields MKIQLFTIAIAALTLYGCGTTQNKEIMNGDNTNDEKTITETKWVLETLEGKKIDTPKSGEEISFTMDAKENRISGYSGCNRFFGNFKLEDGNRINFSALGATKMACPDKAFNESEFLEIFGLADNYTITGNILSLNVGKRAPLATFRKLENKSETITEKYWKLKTLEGQNVVMSKNQAKEIYFMLKTDDNRVTGFAGCNTMMGSYTLEEGNRIRFSQMATTLMACPDVNVNEAEFLKIFELADNYTINGDTLSLNVGRRAPLAVFEAVYF; encoded by the coding sequence ATGAAAATTCAACTTTTTACAATTGCCATAGCTGCGCTAACTCTCTACGGTTGTGGAACCACCCAAAACAAAGAAATTATGAATGGTGATAATACGAATGACGAAAAAACCATTACTGAAACCAAATGGGTTCTAGAAACTCTAGAAGGCAAAAAGATAGACACTCCGAAAAGTGGAGAGGAAATCAGTTTCACCATGGATGCAAAGGAAAACCGTATTTCTGGCTATTCTGGCTGTAACAGGTTTTTTGGAAACTTTAAATTAGAAGATGGAAATCGCATAAATTTTTCAGCCTTAGGAGCTACAAAAATGGCTTGCCCTGATAAGGCTTTCAATGAATCTGAGTTTTTAGAGATTTTTGGTTTGGCAGACAATTACACCATTACTGGAAACATACTTTCATTAAATGTTGGGAAGCGAGCCCCTTTGGCAACCTTCAGAAAACTTGAAAATAAATCTGAAACCATCACAGAGAAATATTGGAAATTGAAAACCTTGGAAGGACAAAATGTAGTAATGTCTAAAAACCAAGCAAAGGAAATTTATTTTATGTTGAAAACCGATGATAATCGAGTAACAGGTTTTGCAGGTTGCAACACGATGATGGGATCTTATACTTTGGAAGAAGGCAACAGAATTCGTTTTTCACAAATGGCGACCACATTAATGGCTTGCCCAGATGTGAATGTTAACGAAGCAGAATTTCTAAAGATTTTTGAATTGGCAGATAATTATACTATTAATGGCGACACGCTTTCATTGAATGTAGGCCGAAGAGCGCCACTTGCAGTTTTTGAAGCAGTATATTTTTAA
- a CDS encoding DMT family transporter: protein MGKSFDNKWILLIIIGLTWGSSFILIKKSLLVFSPYEIGAFRVAISGLILGYLGFPALRKMDKKTLFWVALTGFFGNFLPMYLFPIAQTRVSSSMAGILDSLVPVFVLILGFFLFGIKSKWLQVFGALIGFAGAAMLMYFSETTSEESKIGYALLVVLATACYAVAGLIIKEKLQHVPSVKLSGAVFSVWMIPSLIILVLSGFFSHFEANPQTWEALGYLSVLTVVGTAIAMILYYKLIQKTSAVFASTVTYLLPLVAVIWGLLDGEKFTIYYVIGGLLILWGIYLIREKKKA from the coding sequence ATGGGAAAAAGTTTCGACAACAAATGGATTCTGCTTATAATTATAGGCCTCACTTGGGGCAGTTCCTTTATTTTGATAAAGAAATCCTTATTGGTTTTTTCGCCTTATGAAATTGGCGCTTTTAGAGTTGCGATCTCGGGATTAATTCTAGGTTATCTCGGTTTTCCTGCACTCCGTAAAATGGATAAGAAAACCTTGTTCTGGGTTGCTTTAACGGGTTTCTTCGGGAATTTTCTACCAATGTACCTTTTTCCAATTGCACAAACTCGTGTGAGCAGTTCAATGGCAGGAATTTTAGATTCTTTGGTGCCAGTTTTCGTATTGATATTGGGTTTTTTCCTCTTCGGAATAAAAAGCAAATGGCTTCAGGTTTTTGGAGCATTAATCGGTTTTGCTGGTGCTGCGATGCTCATGTATTTTTCAGAAACCACTTCAGAAGAATCTAAAATTGGTTACGCACTTTTAGTGGTTCTTGCAACAGCTTGTTATGCAGTGGCTGGACTTATAATTAAAGAAAAACTGCAACACGTTCCTTCAGTAAAACTTTCGGGAGCGGTATTTTCGGTTTGGATGATTCCTTCGTTAATTATATTAGTATTATCAGGATTTTTCAGTCATTTTGAAGCCAATCCACAAACTTGGGAAGCTTTAGGTTATTTAAGTGTTTTGACCGTTGTGGGCACAGCAATCGCCATGATTTTATACTACAAATTAATTCAGAAAACATCAGCAGTTTTTGCAAGTACGGTTACTTATTTGCTACCATTGGTTGCCGTAATTTGGGGCTTGCTGGATGGTGAAAAATTTACCATCTATTATGTAATTGGCGGATTGCTTATCTTGTGGGGTATTTATCTGATAAGGGAAAAGAAGAAAGCATAA
- a CDS encoding YeiH family protein, giving the protein MKKIIKDNETLIKVLFIISMVLCISGYVSSPVALVGGFLFSYFLGHPFLSLNSKAVNWLLKIAVVGLGFGMNLKETLAAGQDGFILTVFSISITLILGYFLGRLLKMNRKSSHLISSGTAICGGSAIAAVAPVINASEKDISISLGVIFLLNSIALIVFPPLGHLFGLSQHQFGLWCAIAIHDTSSVVGAAYTFGEEALKVATTVKLARALWIIPLSILSVFLFKGKGKSVKIPYFIFLFILAIIMNSYLAIPSVITGSITSISKSLLVLTLFLIGAGLSLDKIKSAGWKPMILGVSLWIFISISSILVIIFL; this is encoded by the coding sequence ATGAAAAAGATTATAAAGGATAACGAAACCCTTATAAAAGTACTTTTTATAATCAGTATGGTTTTGTGTATTTCGGGCTACGTTAGCAGCCCAGTTGCACTTGTGGGCGGATTTCTCTTTTCCTATTTTCTTGGCCATCCATTTCTTTCATTAAACAGTAAAGCAGTAAATTGGCTTTTGAAAATAGCCGTAGTAGGTTTAGGTTTTGGAATGAATTTAAAAGAAACTCTTGCAGCAGGTCAAGATGGATTTATTCTGACTGTTTTTTCAATTTCAATCACATTAATACTCGGTTATTTCTTGGGAAGACTCCTAAAAATGAATCGTAAAAGCAGTCACCTAATTAGCTCTGGAACCGCAATTTGTGGAGGTAGCGCCATTGCCGCTGTTGCTCCAGTTATTAATGCTTCGGAAAAAGATATTTCAATTTCTTTGGGAGTTATCTTTTTATTGAATTCCATCGCTTTGATTGTTTTTCCACCTCTGGGACATTTGTTTGGTCTTAGCCAGCACCAATTTGGTCTTTGGTGCGCCATTGCCATTCACGACACTAGCTCTGTTGTTGGCGCCGCATATACCTTTGGCGAAGAAGCGCTAAAAGTAGCTACAACAGTAAAACTTGCACGCGCACTTTGGATTATACCGCTTTCCATACTTTCCGTATTTCTTTTTAAAGGAAAAGGGAAAAGTGTCAAAATACCATACTTCATCTTCCTTTTCATTTTAGCGATTATAATGAACAGCTATCTTGCCATTCCAAGCGTTATTACCGGAAGCATTACCAGCATCTCAAAATCATTATTGGTACTTACGTTATTTCTAATTGGCGCCGGACTTTCTTTAGATAAAATAAAATCCGCAGGTTGGAAACCAATGATCTTAGGAGTTTCACTTTGGATTTTTATTTCTATCAGTTCTATTTTGGTGATTATTTTTTTATAA
- the uraH gene encoding hydroxyisourate hydrolase: protein MKTLFLAVLVIFATSAGFAQQKEFQLSTHILDVSAGLPAEGVTIKLEKMNPQTNTWDFVSEKKTSESGRVNDFLPSNENNEGTYRFTFMIEDYFKKMKEETFYPFVEVAFKITGKNHYHVPITLSAFGYSTYRGS from the coding sequence ATGAAAACTTTATTTTTAGCAGTATTAGTGATATTTGCAACAAGCGCAGGTTTCGCACAACAAAAAGAATTTCAACTCTCAACACACATCTTGGATGTTTCCGCAGGATTACCTGCAGAAGGAGTAACAATCAAGTTGGAAAAAATGAATCCCCAAACAAATACTTGGGATTTCGTTTCGGAGAAAAAAACTTCGGAAAGTGGACGTGTAAATGACTTTTTACCTTCAAATGAAAATAATGAAGGTACTTATAGATTCACCTTTATGATTGAAGATTATTTTAAAAAAATGAAAGAAGAAACATTCTATCCTTTTGTTGAGGTTGCCTTTAAGATTACAGGTAAAAATCACTACCACGTTCCAATCACATTATCCGCCTTTGGTTATTCCACATATCGCGGAAGTTGA
- a CDS encoding MFS transporter, giving the protein MTPKLTNSTLYLMSISAGLIVANLYYNQPLLHEIAQDYGVSEAAVSNVALSTQIGYAFGLLFIIPLGDKISNHRILKLDFLLMVLSLLAAATSTSLLLLIISSFVIGFTSSIPQLFVPMAAQLSDDKGRGRAIGIVMSGLLIGILGSRVISGFVGEQFGWRIIYYAASILMVFLFFILNAKLPKLNPHFPGSYGSLLKSILHYFKTEPSLRLASLRGALAFAGLSAFWTTLVFLMEDNFGYGSTISGLFGLLGIAGALGATVVGKLNDKINKDKIIIFSAVLLIVSWVIFLVSGNSIFGLVVGVILIDLGLQALHITNQNIIFAKNPEGRNRINTVYMVSFFIGGGLGTILGALAWQHYQWVGVSTLGIVLSALILVSHLSFRK; this is encoded by the coding sequence ATGACTCCAAAACTCACGAATTCCACATTATATTTAATGAGCATTTCGGCTGGCCTTATAGTAGCAAATCTCTACTATAACCAGCCTTTGCTGCATGAAATAGCCCAAGATTACGGCGTGTCCGAAGCAGCAGTAAGCAATGTGGCTCTCAGTACTCAAATAGGGTATGCCTTTGGATTATTATTTATAATTCCGCTTGGCGACAAAATTTCAAATCATCGCATCCTGAAATTGGATTTCCTACTTATGGTGCTTTCACTTTTAGCAGCAGCGACCTCGACAAGCCTGTTACTATTGATTATTAGCAGTTTTGTTATTGGGTTTACTTCCTCCATTCCGCAACTTTTTGTACCTATGGCGGCTCAACTTAGTGACGATAAAGGAAGAGGCCGCGCCATTGGAATCGTAATGAGCGGACTTCTGATTGGTATTTTAGGAAGTAGGGTTATTAGCGGTTTTGTGGGCGAGCAATTTGGTTGGCGTATTATTTATTACGCTGCTTCTATTTTAATGGTGTTTTTATTCTTCATATTAAATGCGAAACTACCTAAACTAAATCCACATTTTCCAGGGAGTTACGGTAGTTTATTAAAATCCATTCTACATTATTTTAAAACAGAACCTTCGCTGCGTTTGGCATCGCTCCGTGGCGCATTGGCCTTTGCGGGCTTAAGTGCTTTTTGGACTACTTTGGTTTTCTTAATGGAAGATAATTTTGGTTATGGCAGCACAATTTCTGGTTTGTTCGGACTTTTAGGAATCGCCGGAGCCCTTGGTGCAACGGTAGTAGGTAAGTTGAACGACAAAATAAACAAAGATAAAATCATTATATTTTCTGCTGTTCTTCTAATTGTTTCTTGGGTAATATTTCTTGTTTCTGGAAATTCAATTTTCGGTTTAGTAGTTGGGGTAATTTTGATTGATCTTGGATTACAAGCACTTCACATTACCAATCAAAACATAATATTCGCAAAGAATCCAGAGGGTAGAAATAGAATAAATACAGTTTATATGGTTTCCTTTTTCATTGGTGGTGGTTTGGGAACTATTTTAGGGGCTTTAGCTTGGCAACATTATCAGTGGGTTGGGGTTTCAACTCTTGGCATTGTGTTATCAGCATTAATTCTTGTATCGCATTTGTCTTTTCGTAAATAG
- a CDS encoding NAD-dependent epimerase/dehydratase family protein: MDKKSVLLTGASGTVGFEVLKQLLNIPNLAITIFDKKTKNSIKKLDGFKDKVELIYGDITNKNDVKKIAANKDYVIHLAAIIPPVADDFPEPAKKVNTEGTRNLVEMLEKHSPNCFFIYSSSISVYGDRLVNPYISVTDPLTPSPGDEYALTKIASEEIVQQSKLDWTIFRLAAIMGGHKMSKLMFHQPLNTSLEIATPQDTARAFVKTIGKQDALSKRIFNLGGGESCRIDYEGFLERSFEIFGLGELSFPENAFAEKNFHCGFYEDGDDLENILHFRSHSLKDYFEIEAEKVSSLKKIGASLFRKPIKYYLLKQSEPLEAFKNNDKKLKEQFFY, encoded by the coding sequence ATGGATAAGAAATCAGTTTTATTAACAGGTGCTTCAGGTACTGTAGGATTCGAAGTTTTGAAGCAATTGCTCAACATTCCGAATCTAGCAATTACCATTTTTGACAAGAAAACGAAAAATTCCATCAAGAAATTAGATGGTTTTAAAGATAAAGTGGAATTGATTTACGGAGATATCACCAATAAAAATGATGTTAAAAAGATTGCGGCGAATAAGGATTATGTAATTCATTTAGCCGCAATCATTCCACCTGTTGCGGACGATTTTCCTGAACCTGCCAAAAAAGTAAATACCGAAGGCACGCGAAATTTAGTTGAAATGTTAGAAAAGCATTCACCAAACTGTTTTTTTATTTACAGTTCCTCAATTTCCGTTTATGGTGATCGGTTGGTAAATCCATACATTTCTGTGACGGATCCATTAACACCGAGTCCTGGAGATGAATATGCGCTCACGAAAATAGCTTCGGAAGAGATTGTTCAGCAAAGCAAATTGGATTGGACAATTTTTAGATTGGCTGCCATTATGGGCGGCCACAAAATGTCTAAACTAATGTTTCACCAACCATTAAACACTTCGCTGGAAATTGCGACGCCGCAAGACACAGCTCGGGCTTTCGTTAAAACCATAGGAAAGCAGGATGCGCTTTCAAAAAGAATATTCAATCTTGGTGGAGGCGAGTCTTGTAGAATTGATTACGAAGGATTTTTAGAGCGCTCATTCGAAATTTTTGGTCTCGGGGAACTAAGTTTTCCAGAAAACGCGTTTGCTGAAAAGAACTTCCATTGTGGCTTTTATGAGGACGGCGACGATTTGGAAAATATTCTTCATTTTAGAAGCCATAGTTTGAAGGATTATTTCGAAATTGAGGCGGAAAAAGTTTCTAGCCTTAAAAAAATTGGAGCTTCATTATTTAGAAAGCCGATTAAATATTACCTCTTAAAACAATCTGAACCTTTAGAAGCTTTTAAGAACAATGATAAAAAATTAAAAGAGCAGTTCTTTTATTGA
- a CDS encoding T9SS-dependent choice-of-anchor J family protein translates to MKKITLFATIFAALALNAQNVIYEEDFESYTVGDNVGEDTDIPTTFLSYDVDGDGYNWGLTKPTNFTQDMYLIYDGNFIMSASYITLGANNNGGQGALNANNILVFPKISIPAGATDVELTYFVAGGTSSNFFSETYYVTVTTGNTQAEILAATPIYSETLPTYLGRTINLDLNPYIGQDIYLAFRHQTSDQWMLGLDDLRVTAGTLSIGDNEFQGFTYFLDNNNQMILKADKPMSDITLYNVLGQVVISKKLSEVNETLNLSTLNSGVYIVKIAIDGQNKSFKIVKR, encoded by the coding sequence ATGAAGAAAATTACCCTATTCGCAACAATCTTTGCTGCGCTTGCCTTGAACGCCCAAAACGTTATTTATGAAGAAGATTTTGAATCTTATACCGTTGGTGACAACGTGGGTGAAGACACAGACATTCCCACTACATTTCTATCCTATGATGTAGATGGAGATGGTTATAATTGGGGCCTCACAAAACCAACCAATTTTACGCAAGATATGTACCTTATTTATGATGGCAACTTTATTATGTCTGCGTCTTACATTACTTTAGGCGCTAACAATAATGGTGGTCAAGGTGCCTTAAATGCCAACAATATTCTTGTTTTTCCTAAAATTAGTATACCTGCGGGCGCAACAGACGTAGAACTTACTTACTTTGTGGCCGGCGGTACTTCCAGTAATTTTTTTAGTGAGACCTATTATGTCACCGTTACAACGGGCAATACGCAAGCAGAGATTTTGGCCGCCACTCCTATTTATTCCGAAACGCTTCCAACTTATTTAGGCAGAACCATAAATTTAGATCTTAATCCTTACATAGGTCAGGATATTTACCTTGCCTTTAGGCATCAAACGTCAGACCAGTGGATGCTTGGTTTGGATGATCTTAGAGTAACCGCGGGGACACTCAGTATCGGCGATAATGAATTTCAAGGCTTTACTTATTTCCTAGATAACAATAATCAAATGATTCTGAAGGCAGATAAGCCAATGAGCGATATTACTTTATACAATGTATTGGGGCAAGTGGTGATTTCAAAAAAGCTATCAGAAGTTAATGAGACATTGAATTTATCTACACTTAACAGTGGTGTTTATATTGTAAAGATTGCTATTGACGGGCAAAATAAATCTTTTAAAATTGTAAAAAGATAG
- a CDS encoding mechanosensitive ion channel family protein, which yields MLDFFEIHKEQIIWTLVVVGSVIILRLLTNLFHKWLIKQEKKKYPNEQPKTINWVRRILNALWLVLGLISLSILFVNEEKQEALKHNFNIILYLGIVAVVTIVGAASTNMWFRMSIKRKIENLEDSTSFKFLRYVAIIGIYTTGVLFALLAFPSLKGVAQTALGGAGVIALIAGVASQEALSNLVGGVFIISFKPFRIGDVIKVTDTMIGTVVDITLRHTVIRNFENKMIVIPNAIINKEKLINYNLGELKICERIEFQISYESNLELAKKIMQEECEKHPLLIDNRTEIDILDGKPKVRTSLISINESTLTVRAWTWARDYGDAFNMHCDLLEIIKKRFDNEGIDLAYPHRTIVFKDEDVFRKNNDDPKDKD from the coding sequence ATGTTAGATTTTTTCGAAATCCATAAAGAACAGATTATTTGGACTTTGGTTGTAGTTGGCTCCGTAATCATACTTCGTTTGTTAACCAACCTCTTTCATAAATGGTTAATTAAACAGGAAAAGAAAAAATATCCTAATGAACAGCCGAAGACCATTAATTGGGTGCGAAGAATTTTAAATGCACTTTGGCTTGTTTTGGGTTTAATTTCTTTGAGTATTCTTTTTGTGAATGAAGAAAAGCAGGAAGCTCTTAAACATAATTTCAACATAATCCTTTATTTAGGAATTGTGGCTGTTGTAACCATAGTTGGCGCAGCCTCCACAAATATGTGGTTCCGAATGAGCATTAAACGGAAGATTGAAAACTTGGAAGATTCCACAAGTTTTAAGTTTCTGCGCTATGTAGCCATTATAGGAATATATACCACCGGAGTTCTTTTCGCGCTTTTGGCTTTTCCGTCCTTAAAAGGTGTAGCGCAGACTGCTCTTGGTGGGGCAGGAGTTATCGCACTTATTGCGGGTGTTGCATCTCAGGAAGCATTATCAAATTTGGTGGGCGGTGTGTTTATCATTTCTTTTAAACCTTTTAGAATTGGCGATGTTATAAAAGTAACAGATACAATGATTGGAACGGTTGTAGATATTACGCTGCGCCATACCGTAATCCGCAATTTTGAAAATAAGATGATTGTAATACCCAACGCCATCATCAACAAAGAAAAACTTATCAATTACAATTTAGGCGAATTGAAAATCTGCGAACGTATAGAGTTTCAAATTTCTTACGAAAGCAATTTGGAACTCGCCAAAAAAATAATGCAAGAGGAATGTGAAAAACATCCTTTGCTTATAGACAACCGCACTGAAATAGATATTTTAGACGGAAAACCGAAAGTGCGTACTTCGCTTATTTCAATCAACGAATCTACATTGACCGTTAGAGCGTGGACGTGGGCTCGCGATTATGGCGATGCTTTCAATATGCATTGTGATTTATTGGAAATTATAAAAAAACGCTTCGATAACGAAGGGATTGATTTGGCATATCCTCATAGAACTATTGTTTTTAAGGATGAAGATGTTTTTAGAAAAAATAATGACGATCCAAAGGATAAAGACTAA
- a CDS encoding GlcG/HbpS family heme-binding protein: MKKTHLLFLFLTFPFMMMAQTSNQETGSKFIENIPTINLAAAQQLMLNATSKAESLGKTATIVILDASGEVILAARGKNIGPHNTEAARRKAFTSLSTKQGTLQLMRAAQNNPDSENLNTLPELLLLSGGTPIYWHGNVVGSIGVAGGGSAENDDIIAKAAEIPAVGITTKISNL; the protein is encoded by the coding sequence ATGAAAAAGACTCACTTATTATTTCTCTTTTTAACCTTCCCATTTATGATGATGGCACAAACTTCCAATCAAGAGACTGGGAGTAAATTCATAGAGAACATTCCCACAATAAACTTGGCTGCCGCCCAACAGTTAATGCTAAATGCTACTAGCAAAGCAGAATCGTTAGGAAAAACTGCAACAATTGTAATTTTGGATGCTTCTGGAGAAGTTATTCTAGCAGCTAGAGGCAAGAATATTGGTCCGCACAATACTGAAGCGGCGCGCAGAAAAGCTTTCACATCGCTTTCAACAAAACAAGGTACGCTACAATTAATGCGAGCAGCTCAAAATAATCCAGATTCTGAAAATCTAAATACACTACCAGAACTTTTATTGCTAAGTGGAGGAACACCTATTTATTGGCATGGAAATGTAGTAGGAAGCATTGGAGTTGCCGGAGGCGGAAGCGCAGAAAACGATGATATTATAGCAAAAGCAGCAGAAATTCCTGCTGTGGGAATTACAACAAAAATTAGTAACCTTTAA